The Candidatus Ancaeobacter aquaticus DNA segment GGCAGCTCAAAGGTCATAAGCACCCTGTTTATCCCTGAAAGTGATTCGGTCCCTACGCAGGCTCCTCGTCTTTCCTGTGCAAGCTGCATAATTGCGCCTATGGCCTCATTAGGTGCTACAATAAATGCTTTAATAAAAGGCTCTTCAATTGAAAGAATATCTATCGGAGAGGGAAAGTGTACAGGATTATCGATCATAACATCTCCCCCGTCCTTGAGCTTAACCTTATAGCAAACACTCGGTGTCGTTGATATAATGTTGAGATTAAATTCTCTCTGCAGACGTTCATGAATTATTTCCATATGCAAAAGGCCTAAAAACCCACAGCGAAAACCAAAACCTAACGCAACTGAATTTTCTGCTTCGAACATAAAAGCGGAGTCATTAAGTTGTAATTTGTTTACTGCGTCTGTAAGTGGCTCATAATCGTTTGCATCAACAGGAAAAAGCCCACAAAACACCATTGGGCTCATTTCTTTGAAACCAGCTAATGCTGAACTGGCGGGATGTTTGTTAAGGGTGACGGTGTCACCTATCTTTACATCAGAAGGAACTTTAATGTTAGCTGTAATAAAACCAACTTCACCAGATGACAATTGTTCAATATTCTCGGCTTTTGGTTTAAACACTCCCACGCTTAAAACATCAAACGTTCTCCCCGTACTCATCATGCGAATAGTCATATCTTTCTTGATAGTGCCGCTGACAACTCGGATATATGTTATTGCCCCCCTAAAATGATCATACTTTGAGTCAAAGATAAGCGCTTTAAGCTCTTTTTCTTTTGATGCTTTGGGGGGTGGGACACCTTTAACAATTGCTTCGAGCACTTCTCTTATCCCCAGGTTCTTTTTTGCACTTACCAAAAGTATTTCTTCAGCCGGAATACACAATATCTCCTCAATTTGCTGTTTTACGAGATCAACATTCGCATTAGGTAAATCGATTTTATTGATAACAGGAATAATAGTTAAACCTTGTTCTAACGCGAGATGCACGTTTGATACAGTTTGTGCCTCAACTCCTTGAGCGGCATCTACGATAAGAAGTGCTCCCTCACATGCTGAAAGACTTCGAGACACCTCATAACTAAAATCAACATGACCGGGAGTATCTATGAGATTGAGGATATATTCTTCGCCAT contains these protein-coding regions:
- the lepA gene encoding translation elongation factor 4 — protein: MNTMNINSIRNFSIIAHIDHGKSTIADRILELTHAIDKRVQVDQVLDDMDLERERGITIKAHPVRLKYCADNGEEYILNLIDTPGHVDFSYEVSRSLSACEGALLIVDAAQGVEAQTVSNVHLALEQGLTIIPVINKIDLPNANVDLVKQQIEEILCIPAEEILLVSAKKNLGIREVLEAIVKGVPPPKASKEKELKALIFDSKYDHFRGAITYIRVVSGTIKKDMTIRMMSTGRTFDVLSVGVFKPKAENIEQLSSGEVGFITANIKVPSDVKIGDTVTLNKHPASSALAGFKEMSPMVFCGLFPVDANDYEPLTDAVNKLQLNDSAFMFEAENSVALGFGFRCGFLGLLHMEIIHERLQREFNLNIISTTPSVCYKVKLKDGGDVMIDNPVHFPSPIDILSIEEPFIKAFIVAPNEAIGAIMQLAQERRGACVGTESLSGINRVLMTFELPLNEVVIDFYDKLKSCTRGYASMDYELIDYRPSEIIKLDILINNDMIDAFSCLIHKDKAYYHGRQLAAKLKDVIPRHMIQVIIQATIGSKIIARETIRAMKKNVTAKCYGGDITRKRKLWEKQKEGKKKMKQFGTVTIPQNAFIEILKL